In Streptomyces sp. NBC_00414, a single window of DNA contains:
- a CDS encoding esterase-like activity of phytase family protein, with protein sequence MRLRSVLATLTAGLAAATCVTAAGPAGALSGTADSRGANACSPAVSIESFSDALDKTTYEGAFVGNFSALAVDRDGAIAALSDRSSLFTLDPKTLSPRSTVPLADESGAALDSEGLVVDRDSTRLVSSETEPSVRRYGRDGTLLGRLPVPDALRVAPAGRAASNQTFEALTLLPGGRTLLAGMEGSLSGDTAGIVRLQTWQRQSGRSSRSDQHSHGRRDFRLGAQYGYRTDTGLGLVEAAATPDGRLLVLERGFTAGVGNTVRLYLADLRHATDTTRVDTLTGQDGVRLVRKTLLADIADCPSLGATAKQPQPNPLLDNIEGMAVTGTTRGALRVLLVSDDNQGATQTTRFYSLRVRP encoded by the coding sequence ATGCGTCTGAGATCCGTACTCGCCACCCTCACCGCCGGCCTGGCGGCAGCCACGTGTGTCACTGCCGCCGGGCCCGCCGGCGCCCTGAGCGGGACCGCCGACTCCCGCGGCGCCAACGCCTGTTCCCCCGCCGTCTCCATCGAGAGCTTCTCCGACGCCCTCGACAAGACGACGTACGAGGGCGCGTTCGTCGGCAACTTCTCCGCGCTGGCCGTGGACCGCGACGGGGCGATCGCCGCCCTGTCCGACCGGTCCTCCCTCTTCACCCTCGACCCGAAGACCCTGAGCCCGCGCTCCACGGTGCCGCTGGCCGACGAGAGCGGCGCCGCGCTGGACTCCGAGGGGCTCGTCGTCGACCGCGACAGCACCCGGCTGGTGTCGTCCGAGACCGAGCCGTCGGTACGCCGGTACGGCCGCGACGGCACCCTCCTCGGCCGCCTCCCCGTGCCGGACGCCCTGCGCGTCGCCCCGGCCGGCCGCGCCGCCTCGAACCAGACCTTCGAGGCGCTGACCCTCCTCCCCGGCGGCCGTACCCTGCTGGCAGGCATGGAGGGCTCCCTGTCCGGCGACACGGCGGGCATCGTGCGCCTCCAGACCTGGCAGCGCCAGAGCGGTCGGAGCAGCCGGAGCGACCAGCACAGCCATGGCCGCCGCGACTTCCGGCTCGGCGCCCAGTACGGGTACCGCACCGACACCGGCCTCGGGCTCGTCGAGGCCGCCGCGACCCCCGACGGCCGCCTCCTCGTCCTGGAGCGCGGCTTCACGGCGGGCGTCGGCAACACCGTCCGCCTCTATCTGGCCGACCTCCGCCACGCCACCGACACCACCCGCGTCGACACCCTGACCGGCCAGGACGGCGTACGCCTCGTCCGTAAGACCCTCCTCGCCGACATCGCGGACTGCCCCTCCCTCGGCGCCACCGCCAAGCAGCCCCAGCCCAATCCCCTCCTCGACAACATCGAGGGCATGGCCGTCACCGGCACCACCCGGGGCGCCCTGCGCGTCCTCCTCGTCAGCGACGACAACCAGGGCGCCACCCAGACCACCCGCTTCTACTCCCTCCGGGTGCGCCCCTGA
- a CDS encoding ABC transporter ATP-binding protein — protein sequence MTTQRGWARRLAGYAWRYPKDVVLSLGASLAGMAVMALVPLITKVIIDDVVGDHTRDMGPWAGALIGAGVLVYVLTYIRRYYGGRLALDVQHDLRTDMYETIVRLDGRRQDELSTGQVVGRATSDLQLIQGLLFMLPMTVGNVLLFLISLGIMAWLSLPLTLVALAVAPALWFIARRSRSKLHPATWYAQAQAAAVAGVVDGAVSGVRVVKGFGQEDQETGKLREIGRRLFAGRMRTIRLNSKYTPALQAVPALGQVAMLALGGWLAVKGEVTLGTFVAFSSYLAQLVGPVRMLAMVLTVGQQARAGAERVLELIDTRPSMEDGTKDLPADAPATVEFDGVSFGYDDDRPVLDGLSFEIRSGETLAVVGSSGSGKSTVSLLLPRFYDVSGGAVLIGGLDVRELTLDSLRAAIGLVPEDSFLFSDTVESNIAYGRPEATREEIETAARAAQAHGFISALPDGYDTKVGEHGLTLSGGQRQRVALARAILTDPRLLVLDDATSAVDAGVEHEIHEALRGVMAGRTTLLIAHRRSTLNLADRIAVLEDGRLADIGTHEELTERSPLYRRLLTDPDELGGTSPGHTPPVYPAQDTSVRDELDAEFDAERGVTPHLWTGDREPKDTALAGMPATPGLLAQVEALPPATDTPAIDEARAVTPEESYGLRRLLRGFGLPLLVSLGLVAVDAGMGLLLPVLIRHGIDEGVSEMAIGGVWAASVIALISVFVQWAAQVGETRMTGRTGERVLYSLRLKIFAQLQRLGLDYYERELTGRIMTRMTTDVDALSTFLQTGLVTAFVSVVTFFGIMAALLVIDVQLALVVFLTLPPLIIGTFFFRRSSVKAYELARERVSVVNADLQESVSGLRILQAFRREGSGGRRFAEGSDSYRQARIRGQWLISIYFPFVQLLSSVAAASVLVVGAGRVDAGTLTTGALVAYLLYIDLFFAPVQQLSQVFDGYQQATVSLGRIQELLQEPTSTKAAAEPLEVLSLRGEIAFEDVDFAYGGSGDPDAEAEEALSAVRLSIPAGQTVAFVGETGAGKSTLVKLVARFYDPTGGRVTVDGTDLRSLDLTSYRHRLGVVPQEAYLFQGTVRDAIAYGRPDATDAQVEAAARAVGAHDMIATLDGGYLHEVAERGRNLSAGQRQLIALARAELVDPDILLLDEATAALDLATEGLVNQATDRIAGRRTTLVVAHRLTTAARADRVVVMADGRVAEDGTHDELLARDGRYARLWRTFAGEPDPVRSVT from the coding sequence GTGACAACGCAGCGGGGATGGGCACGGCGGCTGGCCGGGTACGCGTGGCGGTACCCGAAGGACGTCGTGCTCTCACTGGGCGCCTCGCTCGCCGGCATGGCCGTCATGGCCCTCGTCCCCCTGATCACCAAGGTGATCATCGACGACGTGGTGGGGGACCACACCCGCGACATGGGCCCCTGGGCCGGCGCGCTCATCGGCGCCGGTGTCCTCGTCTACGTCCTCACCTACATCCGCCGCTACTACGGCGGACGTCTCGCGCTCGACGTCCAGCACGACCTGCGTACGGACATGTACGAGACGATCGTCCGCCTCGACGGCAGGCGCCAGGACGAGCTGTCGACCGGGCAGGTGGTGGGCCGCGCGACCAGCGACCTCCAGCTCATCCAGGGCCTGCTCTTCATGCTCCCGATGACCGTCGGCAACGTCCTGCTCTTCCTGATCTCGCTGGGGATCATGGCCTGGCTGTCGCTCCCGCTCACCCTGGTCGCGCTGGCCGTGGCCCCCGCCCTCTGGTTCATCGCCCGGCGCAGCCGCTCCAAGCTCCACCCGGCGACCTGGTACGCGCAGGCGCAGGCCGCCGCGGTGGCCGGTGTCGTCGACGGCGCCGTCAGCGGCGTACGGGTGGTGAAGGGCTTCGGGCAGGAGGACCAGGAGACCGGGAAGCTCCGGGAGATCGGGCGCCGCCTCTTCGCGGGGCGGATGCGGACCATCCGGCTCAATTCCAAGTACACGCCCGCGCTGCAGGCCGTTCCGGCGCTCGGCCAGGTCGCCATGCTGGCGCTCGGCGGCTGGCTCGCGGTGAAGGGCGAGGTCACCCTCGGTACGTTCGTCGCCTTCTCCTCCTATCTCGCCCAGCTCGTGGGGCCCGTGCGGATGCTCGCCATGGTCCTCACCGTCGGCCAGCAGGCCCGGGCCGGCGCCGAACGCGTCCTGGAGCTGATCGACACCCGGCCGTCGATGGAGGACGGCACCAAGGACCTCCCGGCCGACGCGCCCGCGACCGTCGAGTTCGACGGCGTGTCCTTCGGCTACGACGACGACCGCCCGGTCCTGGACGGCCTCAGCTTCGAGATCCGCTCCGGCGAGACCCTCGCCGTCGTCGGCTCCTCCGGCTCGGGAAAGTCCACGGTCTCGCTGCTCCTGCCCCGCTTCTACGACGTGTCCGGCGGCGCGGTCCTCATCGGCGGCCTCGACGTGCGCGAGCTGACCCTCGACTCGCTGCGGGCCGCGATCGGACTCGTACCCGAGGACTCCTTCCTCTTCTCCGACACCGTCGAGTCCAACATCGCGTACGGCCGCCCCGAGGCCACCCGCGAGGAGATCGAGACCGCCGCCCGGGCCGCCCAGGCGCACGGCTTCATCTCCGCGCTGCCCGACGGCTACGACACCAAGGTCGGCGAGCACGGCCTCACCCTCTCCGGCGGCCAGCGCCAGCGCGTCGCCCTGGCCCGCGCGATCCTCACCGACCCGCGCCTGCTGGTCCTCGACGACGCCACCTCCGCGGTCGACGCCGGCGTCGAGCACGAGATCCACGAGGCCCTGCGCGGTGTCATGGCGGGCCGCACCACCCTCCTCATCGCCCACCGCCGCTCCACCCTGAACCTCGCCGACCGCATCGCCGTCCTCGAAGACGGCCGCCTCGCCGACATCGGCACGCACGAGGAGCTGACCGAGCGCTCACCGCTCTACCGCCGCCTGCTCACCGACCCGGACGAGCTGGGCGGCACCTCGCCCGGCCACACCCCGCCGGTGTATCCGGCACAGGACACGTCCGTACGGGACGAGCTGGACGCGGAGTTCGACGCCGAGCGCGGGGTCACCCCGCACCTGTGGACCGGCGACCGCGAGCCCAAGGACACCGCGCTGGCCGGCATGCCCGCGACCCCCGGGCTCCTCGCCCAGGTCGAGGCACTGCCGCCCGCCACCGACACCCCCGCCATCGACGAGGCGCGCGCGGTCACCCCGGAGGAGTCCTACGGGCTGCGGCGCCTGCTGCGGGGCTTCGGGCTCCCGCTGCTCGTCAGCCTCGGTCTGGTCGCCGTCGACGCGGGCATGGGTCTGCTGCTGCCGGTCCTGATCCGGCACGGCATCGACGAGGGCGTCTCCGAGATGGCGATCGGCGGTGTGTGGGCGGCCTCGGTGATCGCCCTGATCAGCGTGTTCGTCCAGTGGGCGGCGCAGGTCGGCGAGACCCGGATGACCGGCCGCACGGGCGAACGGGTCCTGTACTCGCTCCGGCTGAAGATCTTCGCGCAGCTCCAGCGGCTCGGGCTCGACTACTACGAGCGCGAGCTGACCGGCCGGATCATGACCCGGATGACGACGGACGTGGACGCGCTGTCCACCTTCCTCCAGACCGGCCTGGTCACCGCCTTCGTCTCGGTCGTCACCTTCTTCGGCATCATGGCCGCGCTGCTCGTGATCGACGTACAGCTCGCGCTCGTCGTCTTCCTCACGCTGCCGCCGCTGATCATCGGCACGTTCTTCTTCCGCAGGTCCAGCGTGAAGGCGTACGAACTGGCCCGTGAGCGGGTGTCCGTGGTGAACGCGGACCTCCAGGAGTCGGTGTCGGGGCTGCGGATCCTCCAGGCGTTCCGCCGCGAGGGCTCGGGCGGCCGGCGCTTCGCGGAGGGCAGCGACAGCTACCGCCAGGCGCGCATCCGCGGGCAGTGGCTGATCTCGATCTACTTCCCGTTCGTACAGCTGCTGTCCTCGGTGGCCGCCGCCTCCGTGCTCGTCGTGGGCGCCGGGCGGGTCGACGCGGGCACCCTCACCACCGGCGCGCTGGTCGCGTACCTCCTCTACATCGACCTGTTCTTCGCCCCCGTGCAACAGCTCTCGCAGGTCTTCGACGGCTACCAGCAGGCGACCGTCTCCCTCGGCCGGATCCAGGAGCTGCTCCAGGAACCGACGTCGACGAAGGCCGCCGCCGAGCCCCTCGAGGTGCTCTCCCTGCGGGGCGAGATCGCCTTCGAGGACGTCGACTTCGCGTACGGCGGCTCCGGCGACCCGGACGCCGAGGCGGAGGAGGCGCTCAGTGCGGTGCGGCTGAGCATCCCCGCCGGGCAGACCGTCGCGTTCGTCGGCGAGACCGGCGCGGGCAAGTCGACCCTCGTCAAGCTGGTGGCCCGCTTCTACGACCCGACCGGCGGCCGGGTCACGGTCGACGGCACGGATCTGCGCTCGCTCGACCTGACCTCGTACCGGCACCGGCTCGGTGTCGTCCCGCAGGAGGCGTACCTCTTCCAGGGCACCGTCCGGGACGCCATCGCCTACGGCCGCCCCGACGCCACCGACGCCCAGGTGGAGGCGGCGGCCCGCGCGGTCGGCGCCCACGACATGATCGCCACCCTGGACGGCGGCTACCTCCACGAGGTCGCCGAGCGCGGCCGCAACCTCTCCGCCGGACAGCGCCAGCTGATCGCGCTGGCCCGCGCCGAGCTGGTCGACCCGGACATCCTGCTCCTCGACGAGGCCACCGCGGCGCTCGACCTGGCCACCGAGGGCCTGGTCAACCAGGCCACCGACCGCATCGCGGGCCGCCGCACCACCCTGGTCGTCGCCCACCGGCTGACCACGGCCGCCCGGGCGGACCGGGTCGTGGTGATGGCCGACGGCCGGGTCGCGGAGGACGGCACGCACGACGAACTGCTCGCACGGGACGGCCGGTACGCGCGGCTGTGGCGGACGTTCGCGGGGGAGCCGGACCCGGTCCGCAGCGTGACCTGA
- a CDS encoding S28 family serine protease, with protein sequence MRKTLRWLLSLTVLIGTVSTAGAATAAQPDATGTITGSTLVTDEAADIKDRLLAIPGMSLIEEKPYTGYRFFVLNYTQPVDHRHPSKGTFQQRITVLHKDTARPTVFYTGGYNVSTTPSRREPTQIVDGNQISMEYRYFTPSRPAPADWSKLDIWQAASDQHRIFKALKPVYDKKWVSTGGSKGGMTATYFERFYPRDMDGVVAYVAPNDVVNKEDSAYDRFFAKVGTKECRTRLNAVQREALVRRTALEKKYKDVAAAEGYTFNTIGSLDKAYEAVVLDYVWGFWQYSLLADCDTIPADAKNATDDEIWTSIDTISGFSFYTDQGLSPYTPYYYQAGTQLGAPTINFPHIEKKYIRYGYQPPRNFVPRDIEMKFQPGVMRDVDSWVKHNANRMLFVYGQNDPWGAEPFSVGKGARDSYVFTAPGLNHGANVAGLVPEQKALATARILQWAGVAPAAVQADPQKAKPLAKYDSKLDKRTVERQLRP encoded by the coding sequence ATGCGCAAGACGCTCAGATGGCTGTTGTCTCTCACGGTGCTCATAGGCACCGTGAGCACGGCCGGGGCGGCCACCGCCGCCCAGCCGGACGCCACCGGCACCATCACCGGATCCACACTCGTCACGGACGAGGCCGCGGACATCAAGGACCGGCTCCTCGCGATACCGGGCATGAGCCTGATCGAGGAGAAGCCCTACACGGGCTACCGCTTCTTCGTCCTCAACTACACCCAGCCGGTCGACCACCGGCACCCGTCCAAGGGCACCTTCCAGCAGCGCATCACCGTGCTGCACAAGGACACCGCCCGCCCGACGGTCTTCTACACCGGCGGCTACAACGTCTCCACGACGCCGAGCCGCCGCGAGCCGACCCAGATCGTGGACGGCAACCAGATCTCGATGGAGTACCGCTACTTCACTCCGTCCCGGCCCGCGCCGGCCGACTGGTCGAAGCTCGACATCTGGCAGGCGGCCAGCGACCAGCACCGCATCTTCAAGGCCCTCAAGCCGGTCTACGACAAGAAGTGGGTCTCCACCGGCGGTTCGAAGGGCGGCATGACCGCCACCTACTTCGAGCGCTTCTACCCGCGTGACATGGACGGCGTCGTCGCGTACGTCGCCCCCAACGACGTGGTGAACAAGGAGGACTCGGCGTACGACCGGTTCTTCGCGAAGGTCGGCACCAAGGAGTGCCGCACCCGGCTGAACGCCGTGCAGCGCGAGGCACTCGTCCGCCGTACCGCGCTGGAGAAGAAGTACAAGGACGTGGCCGCCGCCGAGGGCTACACCTTCAACACCATCGGCAGCCTGGACAAGGCGTACGAGGCGGTCGTCCTCGACTACGTGTGGGGCTTCTGGCAGTACAGCCTGCTCGCCGACTGCGACACGATCCCGGCGGACGCGAAGAACGCGACGGACGACGAGATCTGGACGTCGATCGACACCATCTCCGGCTTCTCGTTCTACACGGACCAGGGACTGTCGCCCTACACGCCGTACTACTACCAGGCGGGCACGCAGCTCGGCGCGCCGACGATCAACTTCCCGCACATCGAGAAGAAGTACATCCGCTACGGCTACCAGCCGCCGCGGAACTTCGTGCCGCGCGACATCGAGATGAAGTTCCAGCCCGGTGTCATGCGTGACGTCGACTCCTGGGTCAAGCACAACGCGAACCGGATGCTGTTCGTGTACGGGCAGAACGACCCGTGGGGTGCCGAGCCGTTCAGTGTCGGCAAGGGTGCCCGTGACTCGTACGTCTTCACGGCCCCGGGTCTGAACCACGGCGCCAACGTCGCGGGTCTCGTCCCCGAGCAGAAGGCCCTCGCCACGGCCCGCATCCTGCAGTGGGCGGGCGTCGCCCCGGCCGCGGTCCAGGCGGACCCGCAGAAGGCGAAGCCGCTGGCCAAGTACGACTCGAAGCTGGACAAGCGCACGGTCGAGCGCCAGCTCCGTCCGTAG
- a CDS encoding glycoside hydrolase family 3 protein yields MHTSRRTLLAATAGAAAAVAGVGATPALAGTGSGTASKRDDKRLRALISRMTLEEKVGQLFVMRVYGHSATAPDQADIDANLAEIGVRTAAELIAKYRVGGIIYFGWAHNTREPHQIAELSNGIQKASLAQPRGLPVLISTDQEHGIVARVGIPATLFPGAMALGAGGSRTDARTAGRIGGDELRAMGILQDYAPVADVNVNPANPVIGVRSFGADPEAVAGLVAAQVKGYQSAGVAATSKHFPGHGDTETDSHYGFPVIEHTEAQWAELDAPPFRAAIAAGIDSIMTAHIMVPALDPAGDPATLSRPILTGILRERLGYDGVVVTDSLGMEGVRTKYGDDRVPVLALKAGVDQLLNPPKLDIAWNAVLQAVRGGELTEARLDESILRVLRLKAKLGLLKDPYVTARGVDRTVGIASHLKSADRIAERTTTLLVNSGGLLPLSRRTHPKVLVVGADPASPSGTTGPPTTVLANALTELGFTATVLSTGTAPSAATVAKAVAAAQDVDAVLVGTYNVTASSSQRTLVDQLLATGRPVVALAIRNPYDVAQLPGVKACLASYSWTDVELRAAVRVVAGRVGPTGRLPVPVQRADDPTRVLYPVGHGLRY; encoded by the coding sequence GTGCACACCTCCAGACGTACGCTGCTCGCGGCGACCGCGGGCGCGGCGGCGGCCGTCGCCGGCGTCGGCGCCACCCCCGCACTGGCCGGCACCGGCAGCGGCACCGCATCGAAGCGTGACGACAAGCGGCTCCGGGCCCTCATCTCCCGTATGACGCTCGAAGAGAAGGTCGGGCAGCTCTTCGTCATGCGGGTGTACGGGCACTCGGCGACCGCGCCCGACCAGGCCGACATCGACGCCAACCTCGCGGAGATCGGCGTACGGACGGCGGCCGAGCTGATCGCGAAGTACCGGGTCGGCGGGATCATCTACTTCGGGTGGGCGCACAACACCCGTGAGCCGCACCAGATCGCGGAGCTGAGCAACGGCATCCAGAAGGCCTCGCTGGCACAGCCCCGGGGCCTCCCCGTGCTCATCTCCACCGACCAGGAGCACGGGATAGTCGCTCGGGTGGGCATTCCCGCGACGCTCTTCCCCGGCGCGATGGCACTCGGCGCCGGAGGCTCACGCACCGACGCCCGTACCGCAGGGCGGATCGGCGGCGACGAGCTGCGCGCGATGGGCATCCTCCAGGACTACGCGCCGGTCGCCGACGTGAACGTGAACCCGGCCAACCCGGTCATCGGCGTGCGCTCCTTCGGCGCCGACCCCGAGGCCGTGGCGGGCCTGGTCGCCGCCCAGGTGAAGGGCTATCAGAGCGCCGGGGTCGCGGCCACCTCCAAGCACTTCCCGGGGCACGGCGACACCGAGACGGACAGCCACTACGGCTTCCCGGTCATCGAGCACACCGAGGCGCAGTGGGCCGAGCTGGACGCGCCCCCGTTCAGGGCCGCGATCGCCGCCGGCATCGACTCGATCATGACCGCGCACATCATGGTCCCGGCGCTCGACCCGGCCGGCGACCCGGCCACCCTCTCGCGCCCGATCCTCACCGGCATCCTGCGCGAGCGGCTCGGCTACGACGGGGTCGTGGTGACGGATTCCCTCGGCATGGAGGGCGTCCGCACGAAGTACGGCGACGACCGCGTGCCCGTGCTCGCCCTGAAGGCCGGTGTCGACCAGCTCCTCAACCCGCCGAAGCTGGACATCGCCTGGAACGCGGTCCTCCAGGCCGTCCGAGGCGGCGAGCTGACGGAGGCCCGCCTCGACGAGTCGATCCTGCGCGTCCTGCGGCTGAAGGCGAAACTGGGGCTGCTGAAGGATCCGTACGTCACGGCGCGGGGTGTGGACCGTACGGTCGGGATCGCGTCGCATCTCAAGTCCGCCGACCGTATCGCCGAACGGACCACGACTCTGCTGGTCAACTCCGGCGGGCTGCTGCCGCTGTCCCGGCGTACGCATCCGAAGGTGCTCGTCGTCGGCGCCGACCCGGCCTCGCCGTCCGGCACCACCGGCCCGCCCACGACCGTGCTGGCGAACGCGCTCACCGAACTGGGGTTCACCGCGACGGTGCTGTCCACGGGCACGGCGCCCTCGGCCGCGACCGTCGCGAAGGCCGTCGCGGCGGCCCAGGACGTGGACGCGGTGCTGGTGGGGACGTACAACGTCACCGCCTCTTCCAGCCAGCGCACCCTCGTCGACCAACTGCTGGCGACCGGCCGCCCGGTGGTCGCGCTCGCCATCCGCAATCCGTACGACGTGGCCCAACTACCGGGCGTCAAGGCCTGCTTGGCGTCGTACTCCTGGACGGACGTCGAACTGCGCGCCGCGGTCCGGGTGGTGGCGGGCAGGGTCGGCCCGACCGGCAGGTTGCCGGTGCCGGTGCAGCGCGCGGACGATCCGACGCGGGTGCTGTACCCCGTGGGACACGGCCTGAGGTACTAG
- a CDS encoding sugar phosphate isomerase/epimerase family protein, translating to MKLAFSTLGVPGLPISDVLRLAVTHGYHGVELRAHPEEPVHTGLDLTARADVAAEFKTAGVEILGLAGYARVAAPGADEPVIDEIRELLGLARDLGAPFVRVFPGGGSDQSPEEADATAARRLGTAAEYAADLGVRILLETHDSHRTGADAIRVLGLVGHRQVGALWDVMHTWLGGEQPSASYAALSPFLGYVQVKDIASPDDTTPLPLGAGVLPLTECVDLLSREGWDGWLCWEYEKRWYEGAAPLEGLLGEGRDYLARLLNDAA from the coding sequence GTGAAACTGGCCTTCTCCACCCTCGGTGTACCCGGACTCCCGATCAGCGACGTGCTGCGGCTCGCCGTCACCCACGGCTATCACGGGGTCGAGCTGCGCGCGCATCCCGAGGAGCCCGTGCACACCGGTCTCGATCTCACAGCACGGGCCGACGTGGCCGCCGAGTTCAAGACGGCGGGCGTCGAGATCCTGGGCCTGGCCGGGTACGCGCGCGTGGCGGCGCCGGGCGCCGACGAGCCCGTGATCGACGAGATCCGCGAACTCCTCGGCCTGGCCCGGGATCTGGGCGCGCCCTTCGTCCGGGTCTTCCCCGGCGGCGGCTCCGACCAGAGCCCCGAGGAGGCCGACGCGACGGCCGCCCGCCGGCTGGGCACGGCGGCCGAGTACGCCGCGGACCTGGGTGTACGGATCCTGCTGGAGACCCATGACTCGCATCGCACGGGCGCCGACGCGATCCGTGTCCTCGGTCTCGTCGGGCACCGGCAGGTGGGGGCGCTCTGGGACGTCATGCACACGTGGCTCGGTGGCGAGCAGCCCTCCGCCAGTTATGCGGCGCTCTCGCCGTTCCTCGGCTACGTCCAGGTCAAGGACATCGCGTCCCCGGACGACACGACTCCGCTGCCGCTCGGTGCGGGGGTCCTGCCGCTCACCGAGTGCGTCGACCTGCTCTCCCGGGAGGGGTGGGACGGGTGGCTGTGCTGGGAGTACGAGAAGCGGTGGTACGAGGGGGCCGCGCCGCTTGAGGGCCTGCTGGGCGAGGGCCGCGACTACCTGGCCCGCCTGCTGAACGACGCGGCGTAG
- a CDS encoding bifunctional helix-turn-helix transcriptional regulator/GNAT family N-acetyltransferase: MTVQEIRAFNRFYTNLIGALDYSRQLHAPYTLTESRVLYELAHSPRTDAADLRTELCLDSGYLSRLLAKFEKDGLIERAPSEKDTRRRRVTLTDRGRGTADLLDERSREAVGSLLSTVPPEDRPRLAGAMRDIREILSDGRRRPPRREDVLLRTPGPGDLGWIVQRNAALYTAEYGWNTDYEGLVARIVADFAEDHDPHLERVWIAELDGRPTGCVMCVRDEAPGAARLRLLLVEPDARGLGIGDRLVGACVEFARGVGYREVLLWTNDVLSAARRIYQRHGFVLLDEKPHRSFGADLIGQDWRLDLHGTQE, encoded by the coding sequence ATGACCGTCCAGGAGATCCGCGCCTTCAACCGCTTCTACACGAACCTCATCGGCGCGCTGGACTACAGCCGCCAACTGCACGCGCCGTACACGCTCACGGAGTCCCGCGTGCTGTACGAGCTCGCCCACTCCCCTCGTACGGACGCCGCCGACCTCCGTACCGAACTCTGCCTGGACTCCGGGTACTTGAGCAGGCTGCTGGCGAAGTTCGAGAAGGACGGGCTGATCGAGCGGGCTCCTTCGGAGAAGGACACCCGGCGCCGCAGGGTCACGCTCACGGACCGTGGCCGAGGGACCGCCGACCTGCTGGACGAGCGGTCGCGGGAAGCGGTCGGCTCACTGCTCTCCACCGTGCCGCCCGAGGACCGGCCCCGGCTCGCCGGGGCGATGCGGGACATCCGCGAGATCCTCTCCGACGGCCGGCGCCGGCCCCCGCGCCGCGAGGACGTCCTGCTGCGCACGCCGGGCCCGGGCGACCTCGGCTGGATCGTGCAGCGCAACGCGGCGCTCTACACCGCCGAGTACGGCTGGAACACGGACTACGAGGGTCTGGTCGCCCGGATCGTCGCCGACTTCGCCGAGGACCACGACCCGCATCTGGAGCGGGTGTGGATCGCAGAGCTGGACGGCCGCCCGACGGGCTGCGTGATGTGCGTACGGGACGAGGCGCCCGGCGCCGCCCGGCTGCGCCTGCTGCTCGTCGAGCCGGACGCGCGCGGGCTCGGCATCGGTGACCGGCTGGTGGGCGCCTGCGTCGAGTTCGCCCGGGGCGTCGGCTACCGCGAGGTGCTCCTGTGGACGAACGACGTGCTGTCCGCCGCCCGCCGCATCTACCAGCGCCATGGATTCGTCCTCCTCGACGAGAAACCGCACCGCTCCTTCGGCGCCGATCTGATCGGCCAGGACTGGCGTCTGGACCTGCACGGCACACAGGAGTGA